The following are from one region of the Streptomyces decoyicus genome:
- a CDS encoding TetR/AcrR family transcriptional regulator, with translation MTDQERRGGGPAAEGATDSPTGGGRIGGRPAETGFAEEDGRLTLRERKKLRTRQRISGEATLLFIRRGFDNVTVAEVARAAEVSTMTVFNYFPRKEDLFLDRIPEGRELLTRTVRERGADESPLAALRRLTLGLLAERHPLAGVGEGFEHFWRTVLDSPALRARGREAVEEMEDALAVLLAEAVGGDAGRPGRDVRLAAALIIAGIRAAYAGAAARQLGGDPVDDVAVEQAEVLRRTFDALERALPGFA, from the coding sequence ATGACGGATCAGGAGCGGCGCGGTGGCGGACCGGCGGCGGAGGGCGCGACGGACAGCCCGACGGGCGGTGGGCGGATCGGTGGCCGGCCGGCGGAGACCGGTTTCGCCGAGGAGGACGGGCGGCTGACGCTGCGCGAGCGCAAGAAGCTGCGCACCCGGCAGCGGATCTCCGGCGAGGCCACGCTGCTGTTCATCCGGCGGGGCTTCGACAACGTCACGGTCGCCGAGGTGGCCCGTGCCGCCGAGGTGTCCACGATGACGGTGTTCAACTACTTCCCGCGCAAGGAGGACCTCTTCCTCGACCGGATCCCCGAGGGCCGGGAGCTGCTCACCCGCACCGTCCGCGAGCGCGGCGCGGACGAGTCGCCGCTCGCCGCGCTGCGCCGGCTCACCCTCGGCCTGCTGGCGGAGCGGCATCCGCTGGCCGGCGTGGGGGAGGGGTTCGAGCACTTCTGGCGCACGGTGCTGGACTCGCCGGCGCTGCGGGCGCGGGGGCGCGAGGCGGTCGAGGAGATGGAGGACGCACTCGCCGTGCTGCTGGCCGAGGCCGTGGGCGGCGACGCGGGGCGCCCCGGCCGTGACGTCCGGCTGGCCGCGGCGCTGATCATCGCGGGGATCCGGGCGGCGTATGCCGGAGCGGCGGCCCGGCAGCTCGGGGGTGACCCGGTGGACGACGTGGCCGTTGAGCAGGCGGAGGTGCTGCGGCGCACGTTCGATGCGCTGGAGCGGGCGCTGCCCGGATTTGCCTGA
- a CDS encoding FAD-dependent monooxygenase, with protein MNHDADVVVAGGGPVGLMLACELALAQVSVVVLERLAEVDTTIKAGAINSPTAEAFYRRGMLPGLAEAQRAAFERFSAFLRQRQAAGATGVKQPPKFAGHFAGIMLRGDLLDESDPDFDGPGPAAEVGLVPQEALERLLGARAAELGVDLRRGVSLTGFDAGEDGVHVHTSEGPLRTGWLVGCDGGRSTVRRLAGFPFPGTAPGITGHQALVEMTGAEALGAGWHWTRTGTYAHGPLPGRILTVEFDGPPAEREAPVTAEELETSLRKVSGVADIRIHKVLSATRFTDNARQVPDYRAGRVLLAGDAAHVHSPFGGQGLNLGIGDAMNLGWKLAATVRGRAPEGLLDTYTAERHPLGAWVLEWTRAQVALMRPESHTRALREVIAELTGTVDATTFFAKKISGAGQRYDLPGSHPLTGRSAPDLVLSDGSRLAEHLHGGQGLLLDLADDGEVRKRATGYGGRLRMLTAGCPERPGLAGLLVRPDGATAWAADSPGGPDAPDELAAALRRWFGTPDAAAA; from the coding sequence ATGAATCATGACGCAGACGTAGTAGTGGCAGGGGGCGGCCCGGTGGGGCTGATGCTCGCCTGCGAACTCGCCCTGGCCCAGGTGTCGGTCGTCGTCCTGGAGCGGCTGGCCGAAGTGGATACGACGATCAAGGCAGGGGCGATCAACTCCCCCACCGCGGAGGCCTTCTACCGGCGCGGAATGCTGCCCGGCCTGGCGGAGGCACAGCGCGCCGCCTTCGAGAGGTTCAGTGCGTTCCTGCGGCAGCGCCAGGCCGCCGGAGCCACCGGGGTGAAGCAACCGCCGAAGTTCGCCGGGCACTTCGCCGGCATCATGCTGCGCGGCGATCTGCTGGACGAGTCCGACCCGGACTTCGACGGCCCCGGGCCCGCCGCCGAGGTCGGGCTCGTTCCGCAGGAGGCCCTGGAACGGCTGCTCGGCGCCCGCGCCGCCGAGTTGGGCGTCGACCTGCGCCGCGGGGTGAGCCTGACCGGCTTCGACGCCGGCGAGGACGGGGTGCACGTCCACACCTCGGAGGGGCCGCTGCGCACCGGCTGGCTGGTCGGCTGCGACGGCGGCCGCAGCACGGTCCGCCGGCTCGCCGGTTTCCCCTTCCCCGGCACGGCTCCCGGGATCACCGGTCATCAGGCCCTCGTGGAGATGACCGGCGCAGAAGCCCTGGGCGCCGGCTGGCACTGGACCCGAACCGGGACCTATGCCCACGGCCCCCTGCCCGGCCGGATCCTCACCGTGGAGTTCGACGGGCCGCCCGCGGAGCGTGAAGCCCCCGTCACCGCCGAGGAGTTGGAGACCTCCCTGCGGAAGGTGTCCGGGGTGGCGGACATCAGGATCCACAAGGTGCTCTCGGCGACCCGGTTCACGGACAATGCGCGCCAGGTGCCCGACTACCGCGCGGGGCGGGTGCTGCTCGCCGGTGACGCGGCGCACGTCCACTCGCCGTTCGGGGGCCAGGGGCTGAACCTCGGCATCGGCGACGCGATGAACCTCGGCTGGAAGCTGGCCGCCACGGTGCGCGGCCGGGCTCCCGAGGGGCTGCTCGACACGTACACGGCCGAGCGGCACCCCCTGGGCGCATGGGTACTGGAGTGGACCCGGGCCCAAGTGGCGCTGATGCGGCCGGAGTCGCATACCCGGGCACTGCGTGAGGTGATCGCCGAACTGACCGGGACGGTCGACGCCACCACCTTCTTCGCCAAGAAGATCTCCGGTGCCGGGCAGCGCTACGACCTGCCCGGCAGCCATCCGCTGACCGGTCGCAGCGCACCCGACCTGGTGCTCTCCGACGGCTCCCGGCTCGCCGAGCATCTCCACGGCGGGCAGGGGCTGTTGCTCGATCTCGCCGATGACGGTGAGGTGCGCAAGCGTGCCACGGGATACGGCGGCCGGCTGCGGATGCTCACGGCGGGCTGCCCGGAGCGGCCCGGCCTGGCCGGCCTCCTGGTGCGGCCGGACGGCGCCACCGCCTGGGCGGCGGACTCCCCCGGCGGCCCGGACGCGCCGGACGAGCTGGCCGCCGCGCTCCGGCGCTGGTTCGGGACGCCCGACGCGGCGGCGGCCTGA
- a CDS encoding maleylpyruvate isomerase family mycothiol-dependent enzyme produces MTLTPPDFPRDVAAVREATDRLLVAVSKLDDAAIGEPSLLPDWTRGHVLAHLARNADALGNLLTWARTGVRTPMYASPEARQADIERGADRPLAAHLEDLKETAARFDAAMDALPKARRAYEVEMRNDVIERADRLPLRRLAELELHHVDLGVGHTVDQLSPAFVDRELAFLATIKFAGHPDLPALELRAADGRRWRTGRLAPGSGAEAAPVVVTGSATALVGWLTGRGDGRKLDSHGSVLPAVPPL; encoded by the coding sequence ATGACCCTCACCCCGCCTGACTTCCCGCGCGATGTGGCAGCCGTCCGTGAGGCCACCGACCGGCTCCTCGTCGCGGTGAGCAAGCTCGACGACGCGGCGATCGGCGAGCCGTCGCTGCTCCCCGACTGGACCCGCGGCCATGTCCTCGCCCATCTGGCACGCAACGCCGACGCGCTGGGCAACCTCCTCACCTGGGCGCGTACGGGGGTGCGGACGCCGATGTACGCCAGTCCCGAGGCCCGTCAGGCCGATATCGAGCGGGGTGCCGACCGGCCGCTGGCGGCGCATCTGGAGGATCTCAAGGAGACCGCCGCCCGGTTCGACGCGGCGATGGACGCGCTGCCCAAGGCCCGCCGGGCGTACGAGGTCGAGATGCGCAACGACGTCATCGAACGGGCGGACCGGCTGCCCCTGCGCCGGCTGGCGGAACTCGAACTGCACCATGTCGACCTCGGCGTGGGCCACACCGTCGACCAGCTGTCACCCGCCTTCGTCGACCGCGAACTGGCCTTCCTGGCCACGATCAAGTTCGCCGGGCACCCGGATCTGCCCGCGCTGGAACTGCGGGCCGCCGACGGCCGCCGGTGGCGCACCGGCCGCCTCGCCCCCGGATCGGGCGCCGAGGCCGCGCCCGTGGTGGTGACGGGCTCCGCGACCGCGCTGGTGGGCTGGCTCACCGGACGCGGCGACGGCCGCAAACT